The stretch of DNA CTCCAGCGAGTAGAACTTTATCTTCTTGAATCCTATCGTCCGCCACGTTACGAGCGCCTCCGCCAGGCCGAAGGCGCCTGCGGCGTTCTCGTGCGACTCCAGCGTCTTGAGGACGCGCAGCGTCGCCTCCACCATGGCCTGCGTGTAGTAATCGACGTCGCGCCGCTCCACGAACGCGACCTTCTGGCCCAAGTCCAGCTCGCGCACGAAGTACGTCTCGCCCTGCTGCAGATATATGGCCTCCGGGTAGAGCTGCTCCAGCGCGCTCTCGTAGTCCAGCGTGCCGATGACGGCGTTCTCTCCCTTGGCGTCGACGATGGTCACGGTATTATCCGACGAGGAGCGGAGGTTCACGTCCGCCGCGGGGTAGTCGCTCGAGAGCCACCAGTACTTGCCGTCCTTGGCGGCCATGTCGCCCTCGTCCGCGACGACCTCGGCCACGCCGGGGGCGCTCGAGCCGAAGGACGCCAAATCGTCGGCGGTGAGCGGCAGCTCGGCCGCGGCGCAGCGCAGGTGGCCCGATAGGATGTAGACGTTCTCGGGGTCGACGATGGCGGCCTCGGGCGAACGGCCGAAGACGTACTGCGGGTGGCGGGCGAGGTATTGGTCCACCGGGTCGTCGTAGGCCACCAGGACCGCGAGCGACGCGTCGGCGCGCCGCCCCGCGCGGCCCGACTGCTGCAGCAGCGACGCGATGGAGCCGGGGAAGCCGACGACGACCGCGGCGTCCATTCCGCCGACGTCGATGCCGAGCTCCAGGGCATTAGTGGCGGTTACGGCCAGCAGCCGGCCGCCGAAGAGCTGCTTCTCGATCTCGCGCCGCTCCTCGGGGAGGTAGCCGCCGCGGTAGCTGCGCAGCTTGTCGTCGTACTTGGGCCCCAGCGCCTCGCGGGCGTACTTGTATATGAGCTCGGCGACGACGCGCGCCCGGGCGAAGGTCACCGACTGGACCCCCTCCTTCACCAGCGCCTGCAATATCTCCGACGCCTCGACGTTGGCGGAGCGCCGGAGGCCCAGGCCCCGGTCCGAGAGCGGCGGGTTCAGGATGACGAAGTACCGGTCGCCCTGCGGCGCGCCGGACTCGTCTATCAACGTCACGTCGTCGCCCACCAGCCGCTCGGCGTGCTCCTTGGGGTTGGCGATGGTGGCGGAGGTCAAGAGGAACTGCGGCGCCGCGCCGTAGTGGGCGGCGATGCGCCGCAGCCGCCGCAGGACGTTCGCAACGTGGGAGCCGAAGATGCCGCGGTAGGCGTGTAGCTCGTCGACGACGACGTAGCGCAGCGACGAGAAGAAGCGGCCCCACCGCGCGTGGTGGGGGAGGATGCCGGTGTGGAGCATGTCCGGGTTGGTGATGAGGAGGTTGGCGGCGTCGCGGAGCTTGCGGCGCGCGGCCGCGGGCGTGTCGCCGTCGTAGACGCCGGGCGCGACGCGCGCGGCCACCGGCGGCGCGAGCGCCAGGAAGCGGTTCAGGTTGCGGAGCTGGTCCTGGCTCAGCGCCTTGGTGGGGTAAAGGAAGAGCGCGGCGCCGCCGCCCT from bacterium encodes:
- a CDS encoding DEAD/DEAH box helicase yields the protein MKLYNIIMKIDAVLAELQLTKGDAIRHVEHVPAREARYAELEPPLAPPLAEALRHQGITQLYSHQAEYVAAARAGQNVVAVTPTASGKTYCFLLPVLERFYDEGGGAALFLYPTKALSQDQLRNLNRFLALAPPVAARVAPGVYDGDTPAAARRKLRDAANLLITNPDMLHTGILPHHARWGRFFSSLRYVVVDELHAYRGIFGSHVANVLRRLRRIAAHYGAAPQFLLTSATIANPKEHAERLVGDDVTLIDESGAPQGDRYFVILNPPLSDRGLGLRRSANVEASEILQALVKEGVQSVTFARARVVAELIYKYAREALGPKYDDKLRSYRGGYLPEERREIEKQLFGGRLLAVTATNALELGIDVGGMDAAVVVGFPGSIASLLQQSGRAGRRADASLAVLVAYDDPVDQYLARHPQYVFGRSPEAAIVDPENVYILSGHLRCAAAELPLTADDLASFGSSAPGVAEVVADEGDMAAKDGKYWWLSSDYPAADVNLRSSSDNTVTIVDAKGENAVIGTLDYESALEQLYPEAIYLQQGETYFVRELDLGQKVAFVERRDVDYYTQAMVEATLRVLKTLESHENAAGAFGLAEALVTWRTIGFKKIKFYSLESIGWSPLELPAVELPTVAVYVAPGPEVLSDVSRMGYNPLAGLVGLKNVLQAVIPLFAMCDPRDLRGVVDSSNLGTPAAFIYDVYPGGLGYAEHAYRRLDEVLRSCEELIAGCECENGCPSCVGVATFTPNQVRDPDLRRGHYLPHKGAALALVRALLT